Below is a genomic region from Henckelia pumila isolate YLH828 chromosome 3, ASM3356847v2, whole genome shotgun sequence.
aaTTTCAACATTATCGCTCGGagaaggttgaaagttgcgcTGATGGTGAGTGTGTAGCGCGTTTTCCCTTGTGTTTGGCGCTAACAAGAAATGGTggaggcgctatcgcgctaagACCATCTCCAGCAGCACACTAAAATAGTGTGCTGCTGGAAATTGAGGCAGAAAACATCTCCAGCAGTCAACGGCAATTTAGAGTTTTTGTGGAGTTGTGAACAGTGCAACTCCAAATTTGGAGTTGCACTGTTCACAAcggtataattttttttttctttttcattttcttttttttgttttgaacggtacaaattttcatttttagttaattttttttttgatatttttgtaatcttatattatttgttttttaaaacattaataatattttatatgtaacttttaaaataatttgtggcatatatgataaaaaaaattaacataggataattaaaattttataacaaaattacataataaaacaaaattataaatttaaaaataccgaAATACATTAATGCAAATTACATAAAATCACTGAAAACCACAACTAGAAACAAAAGTacattattttatctaataatCCGGAAGACCACTGCCGGAACTTCCAAAATCTCCCAAATATTGTCCAAACATGTCGACGTTATTATTAGATCCCGATTGttgtttttcttctcttttctgcATAATTTTTTCCTGTTCCTTGCGAATAAACTCCCGTCGACGGGGATCAGAGATAGAATCAACATCCatcattaatattttatttttcccaTGCCATTGAGACACTTCAACTTTCCTCTTTTGCACATTAatgatttcttctttttttgtgGTTGTATTAACTAATAAATCTCgaagttttttattttcttcttggaTTGTACTAACCAATTTAGACATATCTTCATCTTTCTTTCTCTTCAGTTTGGATTTTTTCACTCCCTCTGATCGCTTTGATGATGAGCCACCACCAACATTTTCATCACTTAGATTGATAGAAAATGAAGATAACTCGGGATTATCGGAAGATATGGGTGACTCCAGCACTGTATCAGAATGGGAAGATGTCCTTTGCGTTCTTTGAGAGAAGTTGGAAAACTTCTCCAGATCTTTGAGAAGGGGCCAGACATGGTCAAATGCGAACCCTTTCTTATACTTACGATCTAGTGTCATTAATTGTTTTGCACGATCAATctacatatataaattataatacaaaaaattaaaagatataaacgtaaaaaaaataaagcattATAACTACTACTCACGATATCTTGATCAGAGGCACCACTTGGGTTCATGTATTTAACTTGTTGTATGCATCCATTCAATTTGGAAACTGCACTATTCATATTTTGCATTCGAGTCTGTAATGACCTTTGGCTACAATCGGCCATTGAGTTTGCTTTCCCTGAGTTGTATGTTTCTGCCACACGAGACCAAAGttgatttttgttttggttTCGTCCAATAATTGGATCCTGCGAGATTTCTATATAGACACGACAAAGATGTTTATCTTCTTCGATTGCATAATTCTCACCACGAGAGGATGCCATTTGATAGAGAAGAAACTAAAAGAAAAGATATTTGGAAAGATAATTTTGCACTCCGAGATAACTTATatttataacaaaaaaattttggCTTAAGATGAGAATCCTATGGTATTGATTAAAAGAGAATCTGATGGACAATTTAGACCGTAGGATTAGATTTTCTGGATAAGATAACAATCCAACGATGTAGATTAAGAGAAAATCCAATGGACGGCCTAGATTGTATGATTGGATTTCCTGGATAAGATCACAATCCAACGGTGTAGATTTAAAGATACTTTGATTGACGGTCTAGATTTTATCATTGGATTTTCTGGATAAGATAACAATCCGACGATGTAGATTAAGAGAAAATCCAATGGACGACCTAGATTGTATGATTGGATTTCCTGGATAAGATCACAATCCAACAGTGTAGATTTAAAGATACTTTGATGGACGGTCTAGATTTTATCATTGGATTTTTTGGATATGATAACAATCCGACGATGTAGATTAAGAGAAAATCCAATGGACGACCTAGATTGTATGATTGGATTTTCTGGATAAGATAACAATCCATCGGTTTAGATTAAAAGAAAAATATGATGGATGGTCTATATAATGAACATATAACTAATAATTTATCCAATATCCACGAAAATGAATTCACAAGTTTCCAGCCCTTTATTTCCATCTTCCTCTTCTGGCTCATCTAATGGTGATCTTGATGATCTCATAGATAGTTATGAGAAAGAAGAGTTATTGATAGCTCAACAAGTTCACAATAACAATATTATCCTACGAGAGAGTGTAAGACATCAAAATGCCAATACTACTCATGGTGGCTCAGTTCCTGGTCGTAGAACAATTTATCGTGATCGAGAAAATGCTGCTCAAAACCTCTTCAACGACTACTTTGCTGAAAATCCAACATATAATGAAGAAATGTTTCGTCGACGATTTCGAATGTCTCGAAGTTTATTTCTTCGTCTTGTGGATGCTGTTCAAAATCATGATAGTTATTTTGTGCAACGTAGAAATGCAGCCAGCAAACTAGGCTTAACTACACTTCAAAAAGTCACGGCTGCATTCCGGATACTAGCATATGCATTACCAGCAGATGCAACTGATGAGTATATCAAAATTGGTGAGTCTACTGCAATTGAATGTGTAAAAAGATTTTGTCGTGCTATTGTGGAGATATTTAAAGGGCACTATTTAAGAGTGCCTACTGCTAATGATATTGCTAGACTACTTCATATTGGGGAGCAACGTGGCTTCCCAGGAATGTTAGGTAGCATAGACTGTATGCACTGGAGGTGGAAAAATTGTCCGAAAGCTTGGGCAGGACAGTATGCAGGTCGCAGTGGATCTCCAACAATAATTCTTGAAGTGGTAGCGGACTATGATCTTTGGATTTAGCATGCATATTTTGGTATGCCCGGATCTAACAATGATATTAATGTGTTAGAGACATCTCATCTTTTCTCTGACCTTACTAGAGGTATTGCTCCACCGGCGAACTTTGTTCTTCAGGGAAAAGAATACAATATGGGGTAATATTTATCTGATAATATATACCCAAAATGGTCAACTCTTGTACAAACAATTCACGATCCACGTgctccaaaaaaaaaagatattttgCAACAAAACAAGAAGCGTGTAGAAAAGATGTTGAATGTGCATTCGGAGTTCTTCAAAGTCGTTTTGCAATTGTGGCAAACCCAACACGTTTTTGGAGCAAAAGTGATTTACATGATATAATGACTGCATGCATAATAATGCATAATATGATAGTTGAGGATGAACGGAATCTTGATGCACCAATCGAAGATGTGACAGAAGTACCCACTCCGGATATTGAAAAAGAAGAGAATGAAACTAGTCGATTTCAGCAATTAATCGGTCGttacaaaaaaattagaaaCGCGGAAGCACATATCGCCCTTCGAAATGCATTGATTGATCATTTATGGGAAACATTTTCTAATGCAGAAAATTAATGTTGTGTTGAATgtgtaacttttttttttaccatGTAATTTTGTGTttattgaataattattttatgcaatattatattttaatttggttGATATTTCACTCaacttaaaaaattttaattaataaataatatacgaattcatataatttttaattaaatttacattattaatttatatattaaaaataaattataaaatatatgtaaaaATAAAGAATATTATGGAATATTCCTTTGGTGTAGAGAGTTGGTGAAGACTGTTGGAGATGAAGTTAGAGTTGCACTATAATAGTGTAAAATGTGGCACTATTTTAGTGCCAACTGCTGGAGATGGTCTAAGGAAAGGGAGTTTAGCACATGAATGAGCGCTAACGCGCAAGAGGAAGAAGGGAACCGCGCATGAAGTCTGTGTGTGAGTTTTTCTCGGGCAGAAAATGTCTCGCTCGGCGAGAGttgatgctcgctcgagcgagtgagaCGTGATTTCAAATCCTCGAAGCAGAAGAgtgttcgctcgagcgagaccctatgctcgctcgagcgagctgcgtgaccagagttttatttttggaaaattcttaCTCGGGAaggatattatatttttaatatttgggacctataaatatattttttagcatCAGAATAAGGGTTCCAGTTCGAGATTTTCAGAGACGGCGGCTACTACAACTtgagagagaagatttctcgtttcttcttcttttcttatttttatttttacttttcatgattaaaaaccttgtttgatcattaatttatttattgagtagttttctctttcgatcaaggccacgtgattgggccagataatttttgtataaaactcgtttgtttatttgagatttttagacttgatttgattttattgattatcgaatttatatttgtcttacaaatttcttggccagttatttgtttgcttgttaatcgattccaagtcaacagaggaggtctcgaattcgatcactttgatagtcaacatagtgtaaaactgactagaaatagaatttggtttcattatgcggtttgggtgtaaactgaattttcacagttattcatgcattcaagtttgattagaattacgaaagattagttcatcaatatttgaataggtttgattgttctagaaatagtccttcgaacaaattaggaaaattcatgtgaattaagattaagtctgatgtcttagatcgactgtttgttacatgaattgtctggtacctacgtgagtccttgatcgaacttttcccaaatttgaagtaatccaaaattttccagctgcgtttttacttaatttaattttaattgcaatttttaattattagttaaaatatgaaatcactatttttgattagtctagattaggtagaaataaatatattttggtaatcatttttatacagtccttgtgagttcgacacttggacctttgtccactatattattacttgacctggtacgattgccagttgaatttattcacaccgattaacgcggtcaagtttttggcgtcgttgccggggactgttttgatatcagaatttttgtttctcctgagattagactttattttaaattttttatttttattaaattctgaattcctctcttttctttgtaaCTTTCAGGTGCTAGGATAGATGGCGGACAAtcgtactgtttgagatattattaggtcaccagttgaaggttatggatctagcatcgttcgccccgctgttgaggcgaacaattttgaactgaagcccTCTACATATCAGCTGATCCAATTACAAGCTAGATTTGGGGGTAcgtctgtggaagacccctacgctcatctggagcattttctgtcgatctgcgacacgttcaaagttaatggggtaacatctgatgcagtgcgactgcggttattcccattctctcttcaAGGAGAAGCTGTTGAGTGGCTAGATGATTTGCCTTCTGGTTCGATCACTACATGGGACCAACTTGTTCAAACTTTTCTGAACAAATATTTTCCTCCCACGAAGATGGCAAAACTATTCTCCGATATCATCTCATTTAGGCAGAAAGAAGTCGAATCTCTGCATGCGTCTTGGACCCGATTTAAAAAGATGTTAacgatgtgtcctcaacataatcttactcagagccagcagactcagacgtTCTACAATggagccgatcagtcggttcgatctatgtTGGATGCTGCGGCTAATGGATGTTTGGTCAGGAAGACGCCAGCTGAAGCCTGGGAGATCATTGGcaacatggcagagagtaacattgggtggccggatgtaaagaaagagaagaaggctggagttttagaggtcgatgctttaaTGGCCCTGAATGCTAAGATTGACGCGCTGACACAccaagtggcactcatgaaaacagcgcCGGTCAATCAAGCACAAGGGAATATGCAACAAGACCAGCAGTTATTTGAAGTAGAGGTTGTTAATTTTATGGGCAATCAAGGAAGACAGCCATACAACTCCAACAACAGCTACAGTCAGAACTGGCAGCCCAAGAAATAGGAGAAAAAGCCGAGTTttgaggagatcatgatgaagtacgtggcgggtactgaggctcgCTTGCAGAATCAGGAGGGCATGCTGCAGAAGCTGGAAATTCAGATGGGCCATATTGCAACCCAATTGTCCACACGTCCTGTTGGAGTTCTGTCGagcaacactgaaccaaatccaAAAGGCGTGAATGCAATTATGGTAGTGACGAGATCACAATCTGAACAGTCTGAGAAGCAACCGCAAGAAGAGAAGGCTATGGAAGGGCCGAAAATTGATGAAGAAAAAGAGGAGGTGCGTGCAGAAAAATCCTCCAcgacaggtaagaaaggtaagacttcaaaatttgaagttaatgaaaATGTTGATTTATTTACTTTACCTTTACCCCATAGAGCTAAGCAACTgctgtttgattctcaatttaaaaagtttcttgaaattttcaagaaactgcatattaacattccTTTTGCAGATGCCTTAGCTCAGATGCCAAGATATGCTAAATTTCTGAAAGACCtgctgaaaaataagaaaaaattgatTGATCTTACACAAGTCACAATGAAGGAGGAGTGTTCGGTGGTGTTGCAAAAGAAGCTTCtaacaaaatttcaagatccagggagtttttctataccctgtcatattggaagtctttcttttgataatgtgttgtgtgatctaggatcgagtataaatttaatgtcatattctaTTGTTCAAAAACTAggaataaaaaatattgaacctgctgctatatctctcaaatttgctgatggttctattaaatatccgagagagattgtagagaatgtcctagtcaagatagacaagTTGATTTATCCTgcagattttgttattcttgacatggtaGAGGATTTAGAGGTTCCCCTGATTTTAGGATGTTCTTTTCTTGCTGCTACTAGGGCGTTGATTGATGTTGATAGAGGAGAGTTGGTGTTGAGACTGAACGATGAACAAGTAGTTTTTACTATGtctaagtcggctactgagagcccaagTTTGAAAGATTGTTCTGCTATTCGTTTGATTGATATGATTGGTGTTGAAATTGATGCATGTCAGCAGATACAGTTGTCTGCAGGAATTGGTCAAATGCATATAAGTTTTAatgatgtagcatgcaagtgcaggactgattcgagtttttcacagacggtggataaaccaccttgaatttcgccactcaagagaggagtatagtcgggctatagactataaatttagcgctgactgggaggcaacccagtgtttttgtttttgttttttattttgtttttgttttgtttttatttgagttttgttttttgtcccatgccagttggtcgtgcctGCCGATATTCTAGAATGCTGATACCGTCCCGAAGGattctgtcaagaaggaagagaatgaatcgaaaaccaggggagtgttatttttgttttctttgtgtttttgtttttcattgcattgtgtgtttgtttgcattctgttcattattctggagcattgagggcaatgctttggataagtatgggaggggggggggggggtagactagttttgcatttgtgtgtttgttttgcatctgtcatgtttcatgtttgttttcatattgtttatttttgtttgtttgtgttgtcttgcatgagtgggatgagtcataatagccaatgatgatgaagtttatgttgaaaaaaatttatttttgaaaaattttgctcttgactggacatgagaaactgtaggttgaatcgtgaatatttttaagcactaatgttagaccagtgaattgtagtgaaagatttgatgaagtttctgtctgtttgacaattgcacggcaataggtggtttgtggatcttgattgtgttctatgaattttgatgaggctctagtaacacacttatgatcttgggcgcacctagaaaaaaaaaattttatacaattccatacgggccttgaaaggattaaaatcctataaaaaattaaatttaaggctaagtatgcggattaaatgggattgatgctccatccgggctatagacgaggggattagaaagaaaaaatagaatgatttttcgtatcctatccagttatagctaagtcagcgggtaattattggggctaaagcaataccgagtgcaaaatccggaggtgtgtaattcattatctcaagagaggtgggtatgtctagagGTAGTTGGAAGGAGTGGACACTTaaaaagtgaaacttgcactaaattctcataggttgctaagcagttttgaaacgaattcggtctaagttgtatgaaactggaatgacatttcacacacgcacattcacgttaaaccgaaggtgtattatgaaaatttgagagcatgtctgtgattttttgttggtgattgaacttctcagaggctgtgcacattaatgacttgtccttacttatgttgtgtttgcattttgttttgcatgtcttgctcgaaggcgagcaagagttaagtatgagggtgttgataagtgcattttgtatgcattagtttgtgatatttttatgtctattttatgtgcattcatattgtttttatgtatttttatgtgttttaagtgcatgtgtgtgtatttcactcctcgggttgattttgtaggaaaatggatttttgaagagttaattatggagcagccttgatctaaaattcatatttaattttagaaagatccaaatcatctccaccgatcaaaatgaagttcaagatgctTTGAAGCtgatgtccaaatttcagctcgatccgcgCATGAAGTCTGTGCGTGAGTTTTTCTGGGGCAGAaaatgtctcgctcgagcgagagttgatgctcgctcgagcgagtgagaCGTGATTTCAAATCCTCGAAGCAGAAGAgtgttcgctcgagcgagaccctatgctcgctcgagcgagctgcgtgaccatagttttatttttggaaaattcttaCTCGGGAaggatattatatttttaatatttgggacctataaatatattttttagcatTAGAATAAGGGTTCCAGTTCGAGATTTTCAGAGAAGGCGGCTACTACAACTtgagagagaagatttctcgtttcttcttcttttcttatttttatttttacttttcatgattaaaaaccttgtttgatcatgaatttatttattgagtagttttctctttcgatcaaggtcacgtgattgggccagacaatttatgtataaaactcgtttgtttatttgagatttttagacttgatttgattt
It encodes:
- the LOC140890197 gene encoding uncharacterized protein, which codes for MASSRGENYAIEEDKHLCRVYIEISQDPIIGRNQNKNQLWSRVAETYNSGKANSMADCSQRSLQTRMQNMNSAVSKLNGCIQQVKYMNPSGASDQDIIDRAKQLMTLDRKYKKGFAFDHVWPLLKDLEKFSNFSQRTQRTSSHSDTVLESPISSDNPELSSFSINLSDENVGGGSSSKRSEGVKKSKLKRKKDEDMSKLVSTIQEENKKLRDLLVNTTTKKEEIINVQKRKVEVSQWHGKNKILMMDVDSISDPRRREFIRKEQEKIMQKREEKQQSGSNNNVDMFGQYLGDFGSSGSGLPDY